One region of Miscanthus floridulus cultivar M001 chromosome 19, ASM1932011v1, whole genome shotgun sequence genomic DNA includes:
- the LOC136527335 gene encoding alpha-1,3-arabinosyltransferase XAT2-like: MTMKQPRGRQEPRRMGNAAMVVTMLVSLCVLTYIKARYYSNPFPKPAEELEVVEVDEDYDSTRYKLSGPIGEEDFDPSRPTCYNTSKRSERCAAVGDIRVDGNHSKIYINPLSREWKTKPYARLHDPVAMDDVREFTLVPFGGGGGSPNHTTVVPPLCTRNHSVPGFLFSSGGFAGNLYHDYADVLVPLFASTHHFGGEVQFLLADIKDWWADKFKPLFRQLSRYDVIDVNNDQEVHCFPRIVIGSTFHRAMGIDASRTPGGETVVDFKRLLRRAFRLERAVASRSGAPRRKDRPRLLIISRKSSRRFVNERAMARAAAAARFDVRIAEPDNHTDMPNFARLVNSADVMMGVHGAGLTNMVFLPSRAVLVQVVPFGGLEWLTRVTFKDPARDMDVTYMEYNVSLEESSLRDLYPEDHFYLKHPYDVHKKGWDAIKRVYLDKQNVRLNLTRFTRTLEQARDLLPSP, encoded by the exons ATGACCATGAAGCAGCCGAGGGGCCGGCAGGAGCCGCGCCGGATGGGCAACGCCGCCATGGTCGTCACCATGCTCGTCTCCCTCTGCGTCCTCACCTACATCAAGGCGCGATACTACTCCAACCCCTTCC CCAAGCCGGCGGAGGAGctggaagtggtggaggtggacGAGGACTACGACAGCACGCGGTACAAGCTCTCAGGCCCCATCGGCGAGGAGGACTTCGACCCATCCCGCCCGACCTGCTACAACACCAGCAAGCGCTCCGAGCGGTGCGCCGCGGTGGGCGACATCCGCGTGGACGGCAACCACTCCAAGATCTACATCAATCCTCTGTCCCGCGAGTGGAAAACCAAGCCGTACGCGCGTCTGCACGACCCGGTGGCCATGGACGACGTCCGCGAGTTCACGCTCGTCCCcttcggtggtggcggcggctccCCCAACCACACCACCGTCGTCCCGCCGCTCTGCACGCGGAACCACTCCGTCCCCGGGTTCCTCTTCTCCAGCGGAGGGTTCGCGGGCAACCTCTACCACGACTACGCCGACGTGCTGGTGCCGCTGTTCGCGTCCACGCACCACTTCGGCGGGGAGGTCCAGTTCCTGCTCGCCGACATCAAGGACTGGTGGGCCGACAAGTTCAAGCCGCTCTTCCGCCAGCTCTCCCGATACGACGTCATCGACGTGAACAACGACCAGGAGGTGCACTGCTTCCCGCGGATCGTCATCGGCTCCACCTTCCACCGCGCCATGGGCATCGACGCCTCGCGGACGCCGGGGGGTGAGACGGTGGTCGACTTCAAGCGCCTGCTCCGCCGCGCGTTCCGGCTGGAGCGCGCCGTGGCGTCGCGGTCGGGGGCGCCGCGGCGCAAGGACCGGCCCCGGCTCCTAATCATCTCGCGCAAGAGCTCGCGCCGGTTCGTCAACGAGCGCGCCATGgcgcgcgccgcggcggcggcgaggttcGACGTGCGGATCGCCGAGCCGGACAACCACACGGACATGCCAAACTTCGCGCGGCTGGTGAACTCGGCGGACGTCATGATGGGCGTGCACGGCGCCGGGCTCACCAACATGGTGTTCCTGCCCAGCCGCGCAGTGCTGGTGCAGGTGGTGCCGTTCGGCGGGCTGGAGTGGCTCACGCGGGTCACCTTCAAGGACCCCGCCAGGGACATGGACGTCACCTACATGGAGTACAACGTGTCGCTGGAGGAGAGCTCGCTCAGGGACCTCTACCCGGAGGACCACTTCTACCTCAAGCACCCCTACGACGTGCACAAGAAAGGATGGGACGCCATCAAGAGGGTGTACCTGGACAAGCAGAACGTCAGGCTCAACCTCACCAGATTCACCAGGACGCTGGAGCAGGCGCGAGATCTCTTGCCGTCGCCATGA